A genomic region of Erythrobacter sp. SCSIO 43205 contains the following coding sequences:
- a CDS encoding peroxiredoxin, producing MTDFAGPGDALPDIAMETPDGGTVKPSDFVGKKLVLFFYPKDNTPGCTTEAKDFTGLKGEFDAAGVELLGVSKDSAKKHQNFIAKHDLKTPLATDAEEGGLSDALGIWTEKKMYGKTFMGMVRTTYLVDADGKIAQVWNKVKVKGHAEEVLAAAKAL from the coding sequence ATGACTGATTTTGCAGGACCCGGCGATGCGCTGCCCGATATTGCGATGGAAACGCCCGATGGCGGAACGGTGAAGCCATCCGATTTTGTGGGCAAGAAGCTCGTCCTCTTCTTTTATCCCAAGGATAACACGCCCGGCTGCACCACCGAGGCGAAGGACTTCACCGGGCTTAAGGGCGAATTTGACGCAGCCGGTGTGGAGCTTCTCGGCGTTTCAAAGGATTCTGCGAAAAAGCACCAGAACTTTATCGCAAAACATGATCTTAAAACGCCTCTCGCAACTGATGCTGAAGAAGGCGGGCTTTCCGACGCCTTGGGCATTTGGACTGAGAAGAAGATGTACGGCAAAACCTTTATGGGAATGGTGCGCACAACCTATCTTGTGGATGCCGATGGCAAGATCGCGCAAGTTTGGAACAAGGTGAAGGTGAAAGGCCACGCGGAAGAAGTGCTGGCCGCTGCCAAGGCCCTCTAA
- a CDS encoding ferritin-like domain-containing protein codes for MQSVSSAIRAALLTGDPRAKCFATRDVARRWRKGELAFTFDEAMPDQPAWPDQPELLPPNKMPKRGKFGSERARIALWHSLAHIEFVAIDLALDMAGRFGAEMGEEFVSDFLYVAADEAMHHALLARKLESLGSHYGALPAHGGLWEAAHETRHDVAARLAIVPMVLEARGLDVTPATLERVKAAGDEHGAKILARILDDEIRHVGFGTKYFLKIAKESGEDPAEAWKSLVRRHFRGPVKPPFNDSARLAAGLSRDFYEDIAV; via the coding sequence ATGCAATCGGTATCTTCTGCCATTCGCGCCGCGCTTCTTACAGGTGATCCGCGCGCCAAGTGCTTTGCCACGCGCGACGTGGCGCGGCGTTGGCGAAAAGGCGAGCTTGCGTTTACATTTGATGAGGCGATGCCGGATCAGCCCGCGTGGCCTGACCAGCCCGAACTCTTGCCGCCCAACAAAATGCCAAAGCGCGGCAAGTTCGGGTCAGAACGTGCGCGCATCGCCTTGTGGCATTCGCTTGCTCATATCGAGTTCGTCGCAATTGACCTGGCGCTGGATATGGCAGGGCGATTTGGGGCGGAGATGGGCGAAGAGTTTGTTTCCGACTTTCTTTATGTCGCAGCCGACGAAGCGATGCACCATGCTCTTCTTGCGCGCAAATTGGAAAGCCTTGGCAGCCATTATGGCGCGCTGCCAGCGCATGGCGGATTGTGGGAAGCAGCGCACGAAACGCGCCATGATGTCGCAGCGCGCCTGGCGATTGTTCCCATGGTGCTCGAGGCGCGCGGGCTTGATGTGACGCCGGCCACTCTTGAACGAGTCAAAGCCGCGGGAGATGAACACGGCGCGAAGATATTGGCACGCATTCTTGACGATGAAATCCGTCACGTCGGATTTGGCACCAAATACTTTTTAAAAATCGCTAAAGAATCGGGCGAAGACCCCGCCGAGGCTTGGAAATCCCTCGTTCGCAGGCATTTCAGAGGCCCCGTTAAGCCGCCATTCAACGACTCAGCGCGTCTTGCAGCCGGTTTATCGCGGGACTTCTACGAAGATATTGCGGTTTAA